The Helicobacter pylori genomic interval GCTATCTTTATGTTGGAGTAAATAATCATTAGGCTCATTGACAAAAACCATTTTTTCTAAAACATTGGTTCTTTTCGTGATTGAGGTGACAAATTCTAAATTCCCGTATTTTTCATTTTTAAAAATCTTATCGCACCCGCTCACTGCCCCCACTTTAACCTTAAAAACCTCGCTTAATTTTTGCGTGTAAGATTGGTTGAGGAAATATAAAATGCCTTTTTTGCACATAAATTGCAAACAACCGTTGGTGATTCTGCTGAAATTGCCCTTACAAAAACGAAAAATCACGCAATTGGGCATGGCGTTTGGGAAAACCTTTTGATCGCCTAATTCAAAAAAATGCGTTATCGTGCCTTCTTTGTAAATCAATTCGTTTAATTTCACGCTGGAAGTGGATTTTAAAAAATCCCTTGGGGTGATGAAAATCAATTCGCCTTTAGGTTTTAAATGCTTGATCGCTTTTTCTATGAAAAACAAGTAGAGATTACTCCTTTCATCAAAAAGGCTGTAATGGAGTTTTTCTTTGGTGCTTGGCGCAATATCCTTGTGTTTGACATAGGGCGGGTTACCGATGATCGTGTCAAATTGGTTTTCTAAAGGGTAGTCAAAAAAGTCCATGCAAAGGGCATTTTTAGGGCAGATTTTAGGATCGATTTCAATCCCTACAGCCTTTTTTAAACGCTTTAAAAAACTCCCATCGCCCGCGCTTGGCTCTAAAACACTCCCATGATTGTGTTTGAGAGTGAGCATGAAATCCACTATATTTTTAGG includes:
- a CDS encoding class I SAM-dependent methyltransferase gives rise to the protein MENFLNKWDIKTLGQVFTPKNIVDFMLTLKHNHGSVLEPSAGDGSFLKRLKKAVGIEIDPKICPKNALCMDFFDYPLENQFDTIIGNPPYVKHKDIAPSTKEKLHYSLFDERSNLYLFFIEKAIKHLKPKGELIFITPRDFLKSTSSVKLNELIYKEGTITHFFELGDQKVFPNAMPNCVIFRFCKGNFSRITNGCLQFMCKKGILYFLNQSYTQKLSEVFKVKVGAVSGCDKIFKNEKYGNLEFVTSITKRTNVLEKMVFVNEPNDYLLQHKDSLMQRKIKKFNEANWFEWGRMHHISPKKRIYVNAKTRQKNPFFIHQCPNYDGSILALFPYDQNLDLQNLCDKLNAINWQELGFVCDGRFLFSQRSLENALLPKDFLNLG